Within Alcaligenes sp. SDU_A2, the genomic segment TGCCGGGTCGGCGGGCCAATCAGGGCCTGCGCCTTGTCAGGACGTTGGGGCGAAAGGCAAGGAGCGTGCTGTTTGAGGAGCACGCTGGCGGCTCGTCCGGGGGAAATTACCCACTGCCAGCGCGCCCCATGACCGCTAGCATGTAGCTTTGTCGCAAACACCCGCCTCCCTTCACATGCAATCCTGCTCCCACGATCAACCGGGCGAACATCCGGCCTCCTCTCCAGAGTCCGCCCCCTGCATCCCTTTGCAACTGGAAGACTGGGCATCGGTCCTGATCATGGGCATGCTGGCGCTGATCACATTTGCCAATGTCATCGTCCGCTATCTGACTGATTCCTCCTTTGCCTGGACCGAAGAAATCTCCATTTTCCTGCTGGTGGTGCTGACCTTGAACGCCGGCTCCAGCGCTTTTGTGCGCCATCTGCATATCCGCATCGAAGTGCTGGCCGACGCAGGGGCCGAACGGCGTCGACGTCGCATGGCTCTGTTCGCTATTGGCGTGACGCTGCTGTTCTTTGTAGGGCTGGCCGTGCTGTCGGGTCGCATGGCCCTGGACGAGCTGGAGTGGGGCGATACATCGCCTTCCATCGGCGTACCCACCTGGTGGTATTCCATGTGGCTGCCCATCCTGTCCACCACCCTGAGCCTGCGCCTGCTGGGCATGTGGCTGCGCCGCTGGCGGAGCACGCCATGATCGCCACGGGCCTGTTCCTGATCTTTATTGCTCTGATGGTGCTGGGCGTACCGGTGGGCGTGGCCCTGGGGCTGGGCGGTGCCTTTGCCATCGTCATGTCCAATCTGGATACGCACTGGTTTGGCCTGATGGCCGTGCCCCAAAGTTTTTATGCCGGTCTGGCCAAGTACCCGCTCCTGGCCATTCCCATGTTCGTGCTGGTGGGCTCTATTTTCGACCGCTCCGGCGTCGCCGCCCGCCTGGTCAACTTTGCGATTGCCGTCGTCGGACGCGGCCCCGGCATGCTGCCGCTGGTGGCCATTGCCGTGGCGATGTTCCTGGGGGGCATCTCCGGCTCGGGGCCGGCCTGCGCCGCCGCCGTGGGCG encodes:
- a CDS encoding TRAP transporter small permease, giving the protein MQSCSHDQPGEHPASSPESAPCIPLQLEDWASVLIMGMLALITFANVIVRYLTDSSFAWTEEISIFLLVVLTLNAGSSAFVRHLHIRIEVLADAGAERRRRRMALFAIGVTLLFFVGLAVLSGRMALDELEWGDTSPSIGVPTWWYSMWLPILSTTLSLRLLGMWLRRWRSTP